The following proteins are co-located in the Oceanimonas sp. GK1 genome:
- a CDS encoding metal ABC transporter substrate-binding protein, whose translation MTDCITAFITRCLRAGLGGLALLVVLTALPASGQEKFRAVTTFTVIADMAQNVAGEAAVVESITKPGAEIHEYQPTPGDLLRAHGAQLILSNGLNLELWFERFYQNLGQVPEVVVSKGIVPISIDDGPYRGKPNPHAWMSPDNALIYVDNILAAFVKYDSANADTYRANAEAYKARIIADTAPLRALFARLPAHRRWLVTSEGAFSYLARDYGLKELYLWPINADQQGTPQQVRRVIDTVREHRIPAVFSESTISDKPARQVARETGARYGGVLYVDSLSEPNGPVPSYLDLLRVTSSTIAHGLAEGLE comes from the coding sequence ATGACCGATTGCATTACTGCGTTTATCACCAGGTGTCTGCGGGCCGGGCTGGGAGGGCTGGCGCTGCTGGTGGTGCTGACGGCACTGCCGGCGAGCGGCCAGGAAAAATTCCGGGCGGTGACCACCTTTACCGTGATCGCCGACATGGCGCAAAACGTGGCCGGCGAGGCTGCCGTGGTGGAGTCCATCACCAAGCCCGGTGCCGAGATCCACGAATACCAGCCCACCCCGGGCGACCTGCTGCGCGCCCACGGCGCGCAGCTGATCCTGTCCAACGGCCTGAACCTGGAGCTGTGGTTCGAGCGTTTTTACCAGAACCTGGGCCAGGTGCCCGAGGTGGTGGTGAGCAAGGGCATAGTGCCTATCAGCATTGATGACGGCCCCTACCGCGGCAAGCCCAACCCCCATGCCTGGATGTCGCCGGACAACGCCCTCATTTACGTCGACAACATTCTCGCCGCCTTTGTGAAATACGATTCGGCCAACGCCGACACCTACCGGGCCAATGCCGAGGCCTACAAGGCGCGCATCATCGCCGACACCGCGCCCTTGCGGGCCCTGTTTGCCCGCCTGCCCGCGCACCGGCGCTGGCTGGTGACCAGCGAAGGGGCTTTTTCCTACCTGGCCCGGGACTACGGCCTGAAGGAGCTGTACCTGTGGCCGATCAATGCGGATCAGCAGGGCACGCCCCAGCAGGTGCGCCGGGTGATTGATACCGTGCGTGAGCACCGCATTCCGGCGGTGTTCAGCGAAAGCACCATTTCCGACAAACCCGCCCGCCAGGTGGCCCGGGAAACCGGCGCCCGTTATGGCGGTGTGCTTTACGTCGACTCCCTGAGTGAGCCGAACGGCCCGGTGCCCAGCTACCTCGACTTGTTGCGGGTCACCTCCAGCACCATTGCGCACGGGCTGGCCGAGGGGCTGGAATGA
- a CDS encoding LysR substrate-binding domain-containing protein yields the protein MITLKQLQVFASIARHGNLGLAADEVCLSRGALSQSLGELERRLGSPLFDRVHPRLQLNDQGRRLQPLAEDVLGRVADIERQFAGGGELTGSLRLGASQTIGNYLLPALLARQPWLQAAVTITNTQTLCDMVARFELDMALIEGENRHADLETQDWLQDEMQIVAAPSHLLAGQPKLTPACLAGCDWVLREPRSGSREQFDRQLAPHLNRMGKILELNTPEAVMQAVEQGLGLALISRRAAADRLARGRLVVIDVGLELPRTLRLVWHRHKYHSALLRRFVEMCRAPPAP from the coding sequence ATGATCACCCTGAAACAACTGCAGGTGTTTGCCAGCATTGCCCGCCACGGCAACCTGGGGCTGGCGGCGGACGAGGTGTGTCTGAGCCGGGGGGCCCTGTCTCAGTCCCTGGGCGAGCTGGAGCGGCGGCTCGGCAGCCCGCTGTTCGACCGGGTGCACCCCCGGCTGCAACTGAACGATCAGGGGCGGCGGCTGCAACCCCTGGCGGAAGACGTGCTCGGCCGGGTGGCGGACATCGAGCGGCAGTTTGCAGGTGGCGGCGAGCTCACCGGCAGCCTGCGCCTCGGCGCCAGCCAGACCATTGGCAATTACCTGCTGCCGGCGCTGCTGGCCCGCCAGCCCTGGCTGCAGGCTGCCGTCACCATTACCAATACCCAGACCCTGTGCGACATGGTGGCCCGCTTTGAGCTGGACATGGCGTTGATCGAGGGGGAAAACCGCCACGCCGATCTGGAAACCCAGGACTGGCTGCAGGATGAAATGCAGATCGTCGCCGCCCCCTCTCATCTACTGGCGGGGCAGCCGAAGCTGACGCCCGCCTGCCTGGCCGGCTGCGACTGGGTATTGCGGGAACCCCGCTCCGGCAGCCGGGAACAATTCGACCGCCAGCTGGCGCCGCACCTCAACCGCATGGGCAAAATACTGGAGCTGAATACGCCGGAAGCGGTGATGCAGGCGGTGGAGCAGGGGCTGGGGCTGGCGCTGATCTCCCGGCGGGCGGCGGCGGACCGGCTGGCCCGGGGGCGGTTGGTGGTGATTGATGTGGGCCTTGAGCTGCCGCGCACCCTCAGGCTGGTGTGGCACCGGCACAAGTATCACTCCGCCCTGCTGCGCCGGTTTGTGGAGATGTGCCGGGCACCGCCGGCTCCCTGA
- a CDS encoding TDT family transporter, producing MLNTTRHRLAAAPTPMAGLALGVASLGWCWENTGLFAGQTQDLGAAIAAGLLLILSAKFLLHPRLLAEDLAHPVVGSVVPTFAMATMVVSAALEGVAREALWLLAIGLHGAFLLAFVGHRLKAFRLHHMVPSWFVPPVGIVVAAVTSPGGALAPLAQGLMWFGLGCYGLLLPLMLYRLLFCAALPDAARPTLAILAAPASLSLAGYLTVIARPDPLLVAVLLGIAVLMTALVYLALFRLLRLPFSPGFAAFTFPLVIGATALFKVAGLAAGLGLDGSPLARLAQLELVVATLVVGYVALRYALHLTALGRLLAPARQPAQ from the coding sequence ATGCTGAATACCACTCGCCATCGTCTTGCCGCCGCCCCCACCCCCATGGCCGGGCTGGCCTTAGGCGTTGCCAGCCTGGGCTGGTGCTGGGAAAACACCGGGCTGTTTGCCGGCCAGACTCAAGATCTGGGGGCCGCCATCGCCGCCGGGCTGCTGCTGATCCTGAGCGCCAAGTTCCTGCTGCATCCGCGTTTGCTGGCGGAAGATCTGGCCCACCCGGTGGTGGGCAGCGTGGTGCCCACCTTTGCCATGGCCACCATGGTGGTGTCGGCCGCGCTGGAAGGGGTTGCACGCGAGGCGCTGTGGCTGCTGGCCATCGGCCTGCACGGGGCGTTTCTGCTGGCGTTTGTTGGCCACCGGCTGAAAGCCTTTCGCCTGCATCACATGGTGCCCAGCTGGTTTGTGCCGCCGGTGGGCATTGTGGTGGCCGCCGTGACCAGCCCGGGCGGTGCCCTTGCGCCGCTGGCACAAGGGCTGATGTGGTTTGGTCTGGGGTGTTACGGCCTGCTGCTGCCGCTGATGTTGTACCGGTTACTTTTCTGCGCCGCCCTGCCGGACGCCGCCAGGCCCACCCTCGCCATTCTGGCGGCGCCCGCCAGCCTGTCTCTGGCCGGTTATCTGACGGTCATCGCTCGGCCGGACCCCTTGCTGGTGGCGGTGCTGCTGGGCATCGCCGTGCTGATGACGGCCCTTGTCTACCTGGCGCTGTTCCGGCTGCTGCGGCTGCCGTTCAGCCCCGGCTTCGCCGCCTTTACCTTTCCACTGGTGATCGGCGCCACCGCCCTATTCAAGGTGGCGGGCCTGGCCGCCGGACTGGGACTGGACGGCTCCCCGCTGGCCCGGCTGGCACAGCTGGAGCTGGTGGTGGCCACCCTGGTGGTGGGCTATGTGGCCCTGCGCTATGCCCTGCACCTCACCGCCCTGGGCCGTCTGCTGGCACCGGCCCGGCAGCCGGCTCAGTAA
- a CDS encoding Gfo/Idh/MocA family oxidoreductase, which yields MIKTAVIGYGQSASIYHLPFIDSLPEFELVAIHSSRPERVERDWPEVRVYTDVDEMLKESGARLVVITAPNEVHYELGRKALSLGLHVVMENPAVTQLHQGSELMRLADAGRLCLIPFHNRRWDSDFLTIKRLLAEGKVGPVHAFESHFDRFRPTPEGQEDQPGVGAGSWFDLGGHLVDQTLELFGKPLSVTGRCLSQRPGSDVTDYFHVQLHYADKEVVLHSSSYHPGPTLRFKLQGERGCYIKRGFDPQEERLRDGIVPGSPYLAKEAESDYGVFYSDGEPEVIVSEVGGYRHFYEATAKAIRGEGPLPVTIRDALNGLNIIKLAEKSSSEGRTLPVPDVNY from the coding sequence ATGATCAAAACCGCCGTAATCGGCTATGGCCAGTCGGCCAGTATTTACCATCTGCCCTTTATCGATAGCCTGCCGGAGTTTGAGCTGGTGGCCATTCACAGCTCCCGTCCGGAGCGGGTGGAGCGGGACTGGCCCGAGGTGCGGGTGTATACCGACGTGGACGAGATGCTGAAGGAGTCGGGCGCCCGGCTGGTGGTGATCACCGCCCCTAACGAGGTGCACTACGAACTCGGGCGCAAGGCCCTGAGCCTGGGCCTGCACGTGGTGATGGAAAACCCGGCGGTGACCCAGCTGCACCAGGGCAGCGAGCTGATGCGCCTGGCGGACGCCGGTCGGTTGTGCCTGATCCCCTTTCATAACCGCCGCTGGGACAGCGACTTTCTCACCATCAAGCGGCTGCTGGCCGAGGGCAAGGTGGGCCCGGTACATGCCTTTGAATCCCACTTTGACCGTTTTCGGCCTACCCCCGAGGGCCAGGAAGATCAGCCCGGCGTGGGCGCGGGCTCCTGGTTCGATCTGGGCGGCCACCTGGTGGATCAGACCCTGGAGCTGTTCGGCAAGCCGCTGTCGGTGACCGGCCGTTGTCTGTCCCAGCGTCCGGGCTCGGACGTGACCGATTACTTCCATGTGCAACTGCACTACGCCGACAAGGAAGTGGTGCTGCACTCCAGCTCCTACCATCCGGGGCCGACCCTGCGTTTCAAGCTGCAGGGAGAGCGGGGGTGTTACATCAAGCGGGGTTTTGACCCTCAGGAAGAGCGGCTGCGGGACGGTATCGTGCCCGGCTCACCCTATCTGGCCAAGGAGGCGGAAAGCGATTACGGGGTGTTTTATTCCGACGGCGAGCCGGAGGTGATCGTGTCGGAGGTGGGCGGCTACCGCCACTTTTATGAAGCCACCGCCAAGGCCATTCGCGGCGAGGGCCCGCTGCCGGTCACCATTCGGGACGCGCTCAACGGGCTCAATATCATCAAGCTGGCGGAAAAGAGCAGCAGCGAGGGCCGTACCCTGCCGGTGCCCGACGTCAATTACTGA
- a CDS encoding FAD-linked oxidase C-terminal domain-containing protein → MTSPQAALRTTLAEAFRAFIEPEYVISDAETQKPYECDGLSMYCEMPMLVVLPGTVEEVQQVLRLCHQHRVPVVARGAGTGLCAGAMPSNDGVLLSMARFKYILDIDPLTRTARLQPGVRNLAISEAAAPYGLYYGPDPSSQIACTIGGNVAENSGGVHCLKYGLTVHNLQKVELLTVAGEKLVFGSDGLDSQGPDLLALLTGSEGLLGIITEVTVRLLPIPEKAQVVMAAFERVQQAGDAVGAVIAEGIIPAGLEMMDSHAIVAAEAFARAGYPTDAKALLLCELDGTEEEVGEYIARVEAIFREQGATHVRVSQSEAERALLWKGRKSAFPAVGRISPDYYCMDGTIPRGQLAHVLTEMQRMSEHYGLRVANVFHAGDGNLHPLILFDANVPGEFEKTEEFGGKILELCVAVGGCITGEHGVGIEKIRQMRVQFSEQELIQFHAIKAAFDPLGTLNPGKGIPLLKHCQEYRALDHKEAR, encoded by the coding sequence ATGACCAGCCCTCAAGCGGCATTGCGCACCACCCTGGCCGAGGCCTTTCGGGCCTTTATCGAGCCGGAGTACGTGATCAGCGACGCCGAAACCCAGAAACCCTATGAATGCGACGGCCTCTCCATGTATTGCGAGATGCCCATGCTGGTGGTGCTGCCGGGCACGGTGGAAGAGGTGCAGCAAGTGCTGCGGCTGTGTCACCAGCATCGCGTGCCGGTGGTGGCCCGGGGCGCCGGCACCGGCCTGTGCGCCGGCGCCATGCCCAGCAACGACGGCGTGCTGCTGTCGATGGCCCGCTTCAAATACATTCTCGACATAGATCCGCTGACCCGCACCGCCCGGTTGCAGCCCGGGGTGCGCAACCTGGCCATCAGCGAGGCGGCAGCCCCTTACGGCCTCTATTACGGGCCGGATCCGTCCTCCCAGATCGCCTGCACCATAGGCGGCAATGTGGCGGAAAACTCCGGCGGTGTGCACTGCCTCAAATACGGCCTGACGGTGCACAACCTGCAAAAGGTGGAGCTGCTCACGGTGGCAGGGGAGAAACTGGTGTTTGGCAGTGACGGCCTCGACAGCCAGGGGCCGGATCTGCTGGCGCTGCTCACCGGCTCCGAGGGCCTGCTCGGCATCATCACTGAAGTGACGGTGCGGTTGCTGCCGATACCGGAAAAGGCCCAGGTGGTGATGGCAGCCTTTGAACGGGTGCAGCAGGCTGGCGATGCGGTGGGCGCGGTGATCGCCGAGGGCATTATTCCCGCCGGGCTGGAAATGATGGACAGCCACGCCATCGTCGCCGCCGAGGCCTTTGCCCGGGCCGGCTACCCCACCGACGCCAAGGCCCTGCTGCTGTGCGAGCTGGACGGCACCGAAGAGGAAGTGGGCGAATATATCGCCCGGGTTGAGGCCATTTTTCGCGAGCAAGGGGCGACCCATGTTCGCGTGTCCCAGAGCGAGGCAGAGCGGGCGCTGTTGTGGAAGGGGCGCAAGTCGGCCTTTCCCGCCGTGGGGCGGATTTCCCCCGACTACTACTGCATGGACGGCACCATCCCCAGAGGCCAACTGGCCCATGTGCTGACCGAGATGCAGCGCATGTCGGAGCACTACGGCCTGCGGGTGGCCAACGTATTTCATGCCGGCGACGGCAACCTGCACCCGCTGATTTTGTTCGACGCCAACGTGCCCGGCGAGTTTGAAAAAACCGAGGAATTCGGCGGCAAAATCCTGGAGCTGTGCGTGGCCGTGGGCGGCTGTATCACCGGCGAGCACGGCGTCGGCATCGAGAAAATCCGGCAGATGCGGGTGCAGTTCAGTGAACAGGAGCTGATTCAGTTTCACGCCATCAAGGCGGCCTTCGACCCCCTCGGCACCCTGAACCCGGGCAAGGGCATTCCCCTGCTCAAACACTGCCAGGAATACCGCGCCCTCGATCACAAGGAGGCCCGCTGA
- the glcE gene encoding glycolate oxidase subunit GlcE has protein sequence MTDLTSSLLEQVQQARADGTPLQIIGGNSKAFMGRPPAGEPLSLSGHSGIVSYQPVELVLTARAGTSVAEVQATLAERGQMLACDPPLFDGRATLGGTLACHLSGPGRPWSGSIRDQLLGLRLINGRGEHLRFGGQVMKNVAGYDVSRLQAGAMGTLGVITELSLKVMPVPDCTLTLVRELDAAAALTEMNRLAGQPRPLTAACWLDNRLYLRLSGAASAVQGTTHVWPGEVLEDGDAFWRDLREQRLAYFDGNAPLWRFSVKSTAAHALPDAPWLLDWGGSQRWLRGEFDQPELEALAEAAGGQVALYRGGDRNGEVLHTLPAPMQALQRRLKAALDPDGLFNPGRLYGWL, from the coding sequence ATGACGGATTTGACTTCATCCCTGCTGGAACAAGTGCAACAGGCCCGGGCCGACGGCACGCCGCTGCAAATCATCGGCGGCAACAGCAAGGCCTTTATGGGCAGACCCCCCGCGGGCGAGCCGTTATCGCTTTCCGGCCACAGCGGCATCGTCAGTTACCAGCCGGTGGAGCTGGTGCTGACCGCCCGGGCCGGCACATCCGTGGCCGAGGTGCAGGCCACCCTGGCCGAACGGGGCCAGATGCTGGCCTGCGATCCGCCCTTGTTTGACGGCAGGGCGACCCTGGGCGGCACCCTGGCCTGCCACCTGTCCGGCCCGGGCCGGCCCTGGAGCGGCTCCATCCGGGATCAGTTGCTGGGGCTGCGGCTCATCAACGGCCGGGGCGAACACCTGCGCTTTGGCGGCCAGGTCATGAAGAACGTGGCCGGCTACGACGTGTCCCGGTTGCAGGCGGGCGCCATGGGTACGCTCGGAGTGATCACCGAACTCAGCCTCAAGGTGATGCCGGTGCCGGACTGCACCCTGACCCTGGTGCGCGAACTGGACGCCGCCGCCGCCCTCACCGAAATGAACCGGCTGGCGGGCCAGCCCCGGCCGCTCACCGCCGCCTGCTGGCTGGACAACCGCCTCTATCTGCGGCTGTCCGGCGCCGCCAGCGCGGTGCAGGGCACCACGCACGTGTGGCCGGGCGAGGTGCTGGAAGACGGCGATGCCTTCTGGCGGGATCTGCGCGAGCAGCGACTGGCGTATTTTGACGGTAACGCGCCGCTGTGGCGCTTTTCGGTGAAATCCACCGCCGCCCATGCCCTGCCCGATGCGCCCTGGCTGCTCGACTGGGGCGGCAGCCAGCGCTGGCTGCGGGGCGAATTCGACCAGCCTGAACTGGAAGCCCTTGCCGAAGCCGCCGGCGGTCAGGTGGCCCTGTACCGGGGCGGTGACCGCAACGGCGAGGTGCTGCATACCCTGCCGGCTCCCATGCAGGCCCTGCAGCGCCGGCTCAAGGCGGCGCTGGATCCGGACGGCCTGTTCAACCCGGGCCGCCTCTACGGCTGGTTGTAA
- the glcF gene encoding glycolate oxidase subunit GlcF, protein MRTDIHVKYLDHPDIEEAESILRSCVHCGFCTATCPTYQQLGDERDGPRGRIYLIKQMLESGEISDKSQTHLDRCLTCRSCETTCPSGVRYGRLADIGRGIMEQQLPRSPGQRLLRWLLRKVLPFPARLRPLLVLGRIGQPLLPKALAAKVPTAQPAGILPDRDHPRVMLALGGCAQAAATPNTNAAAARVLDRLGIHLRQAPEAGCCGAVSYHLSAHEEGLDFMRRNIDAWWPDIQAGAEAVVISASGCGAMVKEYGDRLAQDPAYAAKARRVSELARDLSEVLGQEDLGKLQLADKGRRTAVHCPCTLQHALGLGGQVETILRRAGLELAPVRDGHLCCGSAGTYSVLQPELSQQLLGNKLAALTEGNPEQIVTANVGCQLHLASKSTVPVKHWIELLDPGA, encoded by the coding sequence ATGCGTACAGACATTCATGTGAAATACCTGGATCACCCCGACATTGAAGAAGCCGAGTCCATTCTGCGCAGCTGCGTGCACTGCGGTTTCTGCACCGCCACCTGCCCCACCTATCAGCAACTGGGGGACGAACGGGACGGTCCGCGCGGACGCATTTATCTGATCAAGCAGATGCTGGAAAGCGGCGAGATCAGCGACAAATCCCAGACCCACCTGGATCGCTGCCTGACCTGCCGCAGCTGCGAAACCACCTGCCCGTCCGGCGTGCGTTACGGCCGGCTGGCGGACATAGGCCGGGGCATCATGGAGCAGCAGCTGCCGCGCTCACCGGGCCAGCGCCTGCTGCGCTGGCTGCTGCGTAAGGTGCTGCCGTTTCCGGCCCGGCTGCGCCCGCTGCTGGTGCTGGGACGTATCGGCCAGCCCTTGCTGCCAAAGGCGCTGGCCGCCAAGGTGCCCACCGCACAACCGGCCGGTATCCTGCCCGACCGTGATCACCCGCGGGTGATGCTGGCACTGGGCGGCTGCGCCCAGGCGGCGGCCACCCCCAATACCAATGCGGCGGCGGCCCGGGTACTGGACCGGCTTGGCATTCACCTGCGGCAGGCCCCCGAGGCCGGCTGCTGCGGCGCGGTCAGCTATCACCTCTCGGCCCATGAGGAAGGGCTAGATTTCATGCGTCGCAACATCGACGCCTGGTGGCCCGATATTCAGGCCGGCGCCGAGGCTGTGGTGATCAGCGCCTCCGGCTGCGGCGCCATGGTCAAGGAGTACGGCGACCGGCTGGCTCAGGATCCGGCCTACGCCGCCAAGGCGCGCCGGGTCAGTGAATTGGCCCGGGATCTGAGCGAGGTGCTGGGGCAGGAAGATCTCGGCAAACTGCAACTGGCCGATAAAGGCCGCAGAACCGCGGTGCACTGCCCCTGCACCCTGCAACACGCCCTTGGCCTCGGCGGCCAGGTCGAGACCATATTACGCCGGGCGGGGCTGGAGCTGGCCCCGGTGCGGGACGGCCATCTGTGCTGCGGCTCGGCGGGCACCTATTCGGTGTTGCAGCCGGAGCTCAGCCAGCAGTTACTCGGCAACAAGCTGGCGGCCCTGACCGAGGGCAACCCCGAGCAGATCGTCACCGCCAACGTCGGTTGCCAGCTGCACCTGGCCAGCAAATCGACGGTGCCGGTGAAGCACTGGATTGAGCTGCTCGACCCCGGCGCCTGA
- a CDS encoding LysR family transcriptional regulator, protein MMPRTDDLILFAQVIELGSFSKAADAHGLTNSVVSKRIARLEAELGSTLIHRTTRRLTLTEAGRVLFEHAQAVAQAAQEAFDAVTGYSDTLQGHIRMSVPTISGELLLAEAVAQFCELHPAISVDMSLENRFVDLVGEGYDLVIRTGHLEDSTLIARHILDSRWTICAAPAYLSRHGKPQVPEDLLQHNCLIYSYQESGARDWLFSRFGETYSLRVSGNFSTDNAAALRKAALAGHGLAYVPRCLVYPDLQAGRLVELLPNRVGKVLGIYAVYPYNRQPPRKIKLLIEHIRARYMEIRHYF, encoded by the coding sequence ATGATGCCGAGAACCGACGATCTCATTCTGTTTGCCCAGGTCATTGAGCTGGGCTCCTTCAGCAAGGCCGCCGACGCCCATGGTCTGACCAATTCGGTGGTGAGCAAGCGCATTGCCCGGCTGGAAGCCGAGCTGGGCAGCACCCTGATCCACCGCACCACGCGGCGCCTGACCCTGACCGAAGCGGGACGGGTGTTGTTTGAGCATGCGCAGGCGGTGGCGCAGGCGGCCCAGGAGGCCTTTGATGCGGTGACCGGCTACAGCGATACCCTGCAGGGGCACATTCGCATGTCGGTGCCCACCATTTCCGGGGAGTTGCTGCTGGCGGAGGCGGTGGCGCAATTTTGTGAACTGCATCCGGCTATCAGCGTCGACATGTCCCTGGAAAACCGCTTTGTGGATCTGGTGGGCGAGGGCTATGACCTGGTGATCCGCACCGGTCATCTGGAAGACTCCACCCTGATTGCCCGCCATATTCTGGACTCTCGCTGGACCATCTGTGCCGCCCCCGCCTACCTCAGCCGTCACGGCAAACCCCAGGTGCCGGAAGACCTGCTGCAGCATAACTGTCTGATTTACAGCTATCAGGAAAGCGGCGCCCGGGACTGGCTGTTCAGCCGCTTTGGTGAGACCTATTCGCTGCGGGTGAGCGGCAACTTTTCCACCGACAACGCCGCCGCCCTGCGCAAGGCGGCCCTGGCCGGCCATGGCCTGGCCTATGTGCCCCGCTGCCTGGTCTATCCGGATCTGCAGGCCGGCCGGCTGGTGGAGCTGCTGCCCAACCGGGTGGGCAAGGTGCTCGGCATTTACGCGGTTTACCCCTACAACCGCCAGCCGCCCCGCAAAATCAAACTGCTGATCGAACATATTCGCGCCCGCTATATGGAGATCAGGCATTACTTCTGA
- a CDS encoding L-lactate permease, which translates to MNDTLLALLAFSPILLAAVLLVGLQWPAKRAMPLAFILTVVVALWIWDMTGTRVLASTLQGLVISVSLLWIIFGAILLLNTLKHTGAITTIRNGFTAISPDRRIQAIIVAWCFGCFIEGASGFGTPAAVAAPLMVALGFPALGAVLMGMMIQSTPVSFGAVGTPIIVGVTTGLDNAAINTTLTAAGSGWPAYLQTVTSNVAITHAIVGILMPLFMCMMLTRFFGKEKSWKRGLEILPFAIFAGLAFTIPYALTGVFLGPEFPSLIGGLVGLAVVVTAARKGFLVPKHTFDFPDEQDWPAEWLGSLAIHKEDLTKKPISLGLAWFPYLLLPVLLVLSRTSDSFKGLLTGWNIAFNNLLGEAGISAGIQPLYLPGGILVFVSLVAVLSQTRSLKDLGPAIHESSKTLIGAGFVLMFTVPMVRIFINSGVNEADLASMPVMAARVAADQVGDFFPAISGVIGALGAFIAGSNTVSNMMFSQFQFEVAQTLGVSTAMVVALQAVGAAAGNMIAIHNVVAASATVGLMGREGTTLRKTALPTLYYLVAIGVIGMIAIYGMGISDPLLQLS; encoded by the coding sequence ATGAATGATACTCTGCTGGCATTGCTGGCCTTTTCGCCCATACTGCTCGCCGCCGTGCTGCTGGTGGGCCTGCAGTGGCCCGCCAAGCGCGCTATGCCGCTGGCCTTTATTCTGACCGTGGTGGTGGCGCTGTGGATCTGGGACATGACCGGCACCCGTGTGCTGGCCTCCACCCTGCAGGGGCTGGTGATTTCCGTCTCGCTGCTGTGGATCATCTTCGGCGCCATTTTGCTGCTCAACACCCTCAAGCACACCGGCGCCATTACCACCATTCGCAACGGCTTTACCGCCATCAGCCCGGATCGGCGCATTCAGGCCATTATCGTGGCCTGGTGCTTTGGCTGCTTTATTGAAGGCGCCTCCGGCTTCGGCACCCCCGCCGCCGTGGCGGCACCCCTGATGGTGGCGCTGGGCTTTCCGGCCCTGGGCGCGGTGCTGATGGGCATGATGATCCAGAGCACCCCGGTGTCCTTCGGCGCCGTGGGCACCCCCATTATTGTGGGCGTGACCACCGGCCTCGACAATGCCGCCATCAACACCACCCTGACCGCCGCCGGCTCCGGCTGGCCGGCTTACCTGCAAACGGTCACCAGCAACGTGGCCATTACCCACGCCATTGTCGGCATTCTGATGCCGCTGTTCATGTGCATGATGCTGACCCGCTTTTTCGGCAAGGAAAAAAGCTGGAAGCGTGGCCTGGAAATTCTGCCCTTTGCCATTTTCGCGGGCCTCGCCTTTACCATTCCCTATGCCCTCACCGGCGTGTTTCTCGGCCCCGAATTTCCGTCCCTGATCGGCGGCCTGGTGGGGCTGGCCGTGGTGGTCACCGCCGCCCGCAAAGGCTTTCTGGTGCCCAAGCACACCTTTGATTTTCCCGATGAGCAGGACTGGCCGGCCGAGTGGCTGGGCTCGCTGGCGATTCACAAGGAAGACCTGACCAAAAAACCCATCAGCCTAGGCCTGGCCTGGTTCCCCTACCTGCTGCTGCCGGTACTGCTGGTGCTGAGCCGTACCAGCGACAGCTTCAAGGGCCTGCTCACCGGCTGGAACATTGCCTTCAACAACCTGCTGGGCGAGGCAGGGATCAGCGCCGGCATTCAGCCCCTGTATCTGCCCGGCGGCATTCTGGTGTTCGTGTCGCTGGTGGCGGTACTGAGCCAGACCCGTTCGCTCAAGGATCTGGGCCCGGCCATTCACGAGTCGAGCAAGACCCTGATCGGCGCCGGTTTTGTGCTGATGTTTACCGTGCCCATGGTGCGGATCTTCATCAACTCCGGCGTCAACGAAGCGGATCTGGCCAGCATGCCGGTCATGGCGGCCCGGGTGGCCGCAGATCAGGTGGGTGACTTTTTCCCGGCCATCAGCGGCGTGATCGGTGCCCTGGGCGCCTTTATTGCCGGCTCCAACACCGTGTCCAACATGATGTTTTCCCAGTTCCAGTTTGAAGTGGCCCAAACCCTGGGCGTGTCCACCGCCATGGTGGTGGCGCTGCAGGCGGTGGGGGCTGCCGCCGGCAACATGATCGCCATTCACAACGTGGTGGCGGCCTCGGCCACCGTCGGCCTGATGGGCCGGGAAGGCACCACGCTGCGCAAGACCGCCCTGCCCACCCTTTACTATCTGGTGGCCATCGGCGTGATTGGCATGATCGCCATCTACGGAATGGGCATCTCGGATCCGCTGTTACAGCTGTCCTGA